In the Xanthobacteraceae bacterium genome, TCACGGTGAGCAGCGCATCTTCGCTGATCGACCATTCCTCCGGCTTCAGGCCGTGCTTGGCGGTCACCTCGGGAATAAGGTGGCGGCGGGCGATCTCGACCTTCTCGTTCTCGGTGTAACCCGCGATGCGGATCACTTCCATACGATCGAGCAATGCCGGCGGGATGTTGAGCGTGTTCGCCGTGGTCACGAACATCACGTTCGAGAGGTCGTAATCGACCTCCAGATAGTGGTCCGCGAACGTCGAGTTCTGCTCGGGGTCGAGGACCTCAAGCAAAGCCGACGACGGATCGCCGCGGAAGTCCGCGCCCATCTTGTCGATCTCGTCGAGCAGGAACAGCGGATTCGACTTCTTCGCCTTCCGCATCGACTGGATGATCTTGCCGGGCATGGAGCCGATGTAAGTCCGGCGATGACCGCGGATTTCGGCTTCGTCACGCACGCCGCCGAGCGACACGCGCACGAACTCGCGGCCGGTCGCCTTCGCGATCGACTTGCCAAGCGAAGTCTTGCCGACGCCGGGGGCGCCGACGAGGCACAGGATCGGGCCGGACAGCTTGTTCGCGCGCTGCTGGACCGCGAGATACTCGACGATGCGTTCCTTGACCTTGTCGAGGCCGTAGTGGTCGGCATCGAGAATGTCCTGCGCGAATTTGAGATCCTTCTTGATCTTGCTCTTGTTGTTCCAGGGGATCGACAACAGCCAGTCGAGATAGTTGCGCACGACGGTCGCTTCCGCGGACATCGGCGACATCTGGCGGAGCTTCTTCAGCTCATGCATCGCCTTGTCGCGCGCTTCCTTGGTGAGCTTGGTGCGCTTGATCTTGTCTTCGAGTTCCTGAAGTTCGTCCTTGCCGTCCTCGTCGCCGAGTTCCTTCTGGATCGCCTTCATCTGCTCGTTGAGATAGTACTCGCGCTGCGTCTTCTCCATCTGGCGTTTGACGCGCGTGCGGATACGCTTCTCGACCTGCAAGACCGAGATTTCGCTTTCCATCAGCGCAAGCACTTTTTCGAGGCGTGCGGCAACGCTCGTCAGTTCAAGCACCGCCTGCTTGTCGGCGATCTTGACCGCGAGGTGCGAAGCGACGGTATCGGCAAGCTTCGAGTGGTCGTCGATCTGCGAGACCACGCCGACTACTTCCGGCGACACCTTCTTGTTCAGCTTCACGTAGTTTTCGAATTCGTTGACGACCGAGCGTGCGAGCGCCTCGACCTCGACGTGCTCGCCGGTTTCGGCGGGAACCATCACGGCTTCCGCTTCGAAATATTCCGGGCGGTCGGTGTATTCCTTGATGTCCGCGCGCTCGACGCCTTCGACCAGCACCTTCACGGTGCCGTCGGGGAGCTTCAAAAGCTGGAGCACGCTCGCGAGCGTGCCAACCTTGAAGATGGCATCCGGCTTCGGCTCGTCATCGCTCGCATTCATCTGGGTCGCGAGCAGGATGTAGGCGTCGTTCTTC is a window encoding:
- the lon gene encoding endopeptidase La produces the protein MTAQKPRPPLVPGQSQNYPVLPLRDIVVFPHMIVPLFVGREKSIRALEEVMKNDAYILLATQMNASDDEPKPDAIFKVGTLASVLQLLKLPDGTVKVLVEGVERADIKEYTDRPEYFEAEAVMVPAETGEHVEVEALARSVVNEFENYVKLNKKVSPEVVGVVSQIDDHSKLADTVASHLAVKIADKQAVLELTSVAARLEKVLALMESEISVLQVEKRIRTRVKRQMEKTQREYYLNEQMKAIQKELGDEDGKDELQELEDKIKRTKLTKEARDKAMHELKKLRQMSPMSAEATVVRNYLDWLLSIPWNNKSKIKKDLKFAQDILDADHYGLDKVKERIVEYLAVQQRANKLSGPILCLVGAPGVGKTSLGKSIAKATGREFVRVSLGGVRDEAEIRGHRRTYIGSMPGKIIQSMRKAKKSNPLFLLDEIDKMGADFRGDPSSALLEVLDPEQNSTFADHYLEVDYDLSNVMFVTTANTLNIPPALLDRMEVIRIAGYTENEKVEIARRHLIPEVTAKHGLKPEEWSISEDALLTVIRRYTREAGVRSLERELATVIRKGVKELITENKEKVSVTADNLEGYLGVPKYRYGEAELEDMTGVVTGLAWTEVGGELLTIEGLMMPGKGKMTVTGNLRDVMKESISAAASYVRSRAIDFGIKPPLFEKRDIHVHVPEGATPKDGPSAGVAMVTAIVSVMTGIPVRRDVAMTGEITLRGRVLPIGGLKEKLLAAHRGGIKKVLIPEENAKDLTEISDQIKGGLEIVPVSRMDEVLAQALVRKPERIEWDEAAEAAAAKPVAGKDDDSSSVIAH